The Branchiostoma floridae strain S238N-H82 chromosome 1, Bfl_VNyyK, whole genome shotgun sequence sequence GGGCACCACCCTATACTTGGCTGTTATGTTGAAATATGAGCGGAGTCGACACGCCCTACAACGATAGTGAATATATCATACAGTAGAACGAACCAGGTCTCTTAATTGCTGGGGTCAGATTCTCTCCGTGACAAAATCTCTAGCGCCGAATGTCAGCTGCTCCAGATCTTTACAGTTCTGGCCCAACAATTGCATAAACTCCTCATAATTCAGCCCAAATGCAAATGACTCACATTACAAGGCAAAGGTTCTCAGGCACCAATTTATACCCGGGTGAAGTGATGGAAGTGACTCAATCAGGACACACCATGGCCAATTAGGAGTCGAACCTCAGTAAACCTTTCACTCCCAACACTGGCCATCAATGCCACTGTCAATGACATATTCACATACAtatatctactagtatataacgttataggttTACAACGGTTATTGgagagacttgagactttattGGGGGATGATGCAATATGTACCAAATcatgtatgataaatgtatccacatccacacccaccacacacacacacacacacacacacacacacacacacacacacacactcgcacataGGCGcaccacacacaaaaacactacACTGTGACACATGTAAACACTAAATGAGAGGGGCATAAAAGGTCTATTCTTATACATATCAATACACAGAATTAATCGACGTACTTTTTTGTTCCTTAAGTTTCATACTGAAACATCTGTCCTACCTGAGATCTAGTGACCGCATTGCTACTCGCACTTATACTATTATTAAACGTTATAACACACAGCACACCTGCAGTAGACGTTACCATAACGCACAGTGCTCCTTCCTGAAAATATATACCTAGTCTAGGGTCCCTAATGGAGCAAATCTTCCCACTTTCGTGTCTTACTTGACATGTTTAACGTCTACTTCGATCCACCACCATGGTCGCACAGGTCATGCAAATATAATGTTCATTTTCTTGAGCGCGGCTACCACTTTATTCCCGGTTTCCTGATCAGTGAACATGTCGACCTCGTTCCAATATGGCGGACAGCGATCAGTTGACAAACAAAGCAGAACCAATACAGCACGTTCCAGCCGATAACCCGATATACATTCTTCCACGCAGGGAATTACACATTTCAATTTTCTAGCTGTTTCACTGgcctttccttctttccttctcaTCTCCTACGTATGCCGGACTAATGTCAGAGCAAGATCGGAAACTACGCCCTTACAGGTTGTTGCGAAACCAGGGGTAGCGAGAAATGACGTCATTGTATTGTTATGCCGACTAGCTAATTGTTGAGTCACCTTCGTACACGTGGAGGTAGCGACGCAGCCACTGTTTACGCTTTTATTGACACGTGCAAACACTTGCTGTGTGTTGACCAATCAAatcgtgttttgttttctattttgggGACTGTTGGCTATCTCCACGTTGGAAGGAACACGTTGGAAGCCTAAGGAAATGAATAAAACCGATGCGCAACTTGAAGATTCCTTATGAGACATTAACAGGCGAGATCGACGCACACCAGCAAGAATATTACCGAGGAAGAACATTTCCactttggtgtctttttttcctCCTGAGTCGTGTTACCGAGTATTTCAGAGACAGTATGGGTCTAATGTTCTCCCGCCTGATGAACCTGATGCAGTCCGCTTTTAAGGACACGCCTGCCCGCATCCTCATGCTGGGGCTGGACGCCGCAGGTTAGACGCTGTTTGCTTATATCAATGGGCGATATGATTTAGAAATGTACTCTAGACTGGTTTTAGAAAACTTTTCATCCTATCTGTAGAAAGTGTCCATCCCTATttataaaaaaacatgttgtcCCTAGACTTTTTAATGTTGTTACTATCATTATGTGCGGTCTACCCAAAATATGGCTAACGCTTTTCGTCGGCTTCTTTTATTCATCGTATCACAGCATATTGTGATCATTCCTGGGACGGTCGTCTTAAAGCTTGTTATAGAAATGGTTGCCAACTTTCCTTAGGCACGTCTTGTAGACGTTGACAGACGACGATATATATAACATCGCTAGCTGAATGTACTAcgacaaaagtgccaaaaatgGAAGTGTAAAATAGTATCATACGACAAAAATCGTTTGGCGAATCGTTTGGCAGTTAAGGTTTTACCTACTATAGGTTTCCTTCGAAATAGAGATAAATGGCTCATCCAATCGACACTGACTGGAGATTTCCTTATTCCAATAGGTAAAACGACGATCCTGTACAAGCTGAAGCTGAACGAAACCGTGACGACCATCCCGACCATCGGCTTCAACGTGGAGGAGGTGTGTCCCACCAAGTACGTGTCCTTCACCGTGTGGGACGTGGGCGGACAGGAGAAGATCCGGCAGCTGTGGAGGCACTACTACCAAAACTCAGAAGGTATGCTACAGGAGTCGAACAATTCTCTATTGACGGCAAACATCGTAATATCTTAGTGCTTACTCGTATTTTCTGACTTTTAAGTCAGAAATTTCTTAGCGATTCCGATAACAAAAGCCCGTTGACGTTGATTCATTGTATTGAAGATCTATTTCATATAGTAAAACGTTTTGCCAACCTTGTGCGCAGGTCTGATTTTCGTGGTGGACAGTGCGGACCGAGCCCGTCTTGAGGAGGCTCGCGAGGAGTTGTTCGGGATCATGGAGAGCCCAGAATTCCCCCGTGGAACCCCGATAGTAGTCATCGCTAACAAGCAAGACTTGCCTAGTAAGTGCACATACACGCCTATGTAATGATGCAAAGCATTTGTTTTCttactttcctttttttctgtcaagaaATATTCCCGAGTTTCTTTTATTGTTGTCTTGTAATGCCGAGAGGTCAACCTCCGTCTGTATGTTCATGtaaacacataacgttatagtggtATGGTGTATAGTGGTACTAAAATTAGCTGACTCTAGACCGAATTTCACTAGTTCAGATTAGCTTTATTAATTGAATCATGTGTTCAAGGGCCAAAGCTAAACGAAATACCCTTTAGTTCTTATATTACTCCAACTGCATACCATTGGTTTTTTAATCCTTGAATGTTGCTGCATTGTACTAAGCGCTTTATCGCATTATTTTATGGAAGGGCACTGCAGTATATAAGGGGAAACATCTAAGTTGCAATAGTTCATTGAAAAGAAGCTAACTCAGACGTCTGTCTCACAGATGCAGCGAGCTGTTCGGAGATCGTGGAGAAACTGCACATGAGGAAGCTGGTGGAGAACCAGTGGCACGTCCAGGGCGCATGCGCAGTTACGGGTGACGGTGTGTATGACGCCGTGGAACATCTCGGCAGGATGGTGAAGGACTACAGAAAGCAACACCCGCACTGAGCATGCGCAGTGGGGACGGAGAACTGAACTGTGCGGGCACAGGGTATTGATGGCTGCTCATCCTGAGCTCTGACGCTTGGGTAAACCATTCCTTCTAGTCCATTGTTTTGTCTCTGACAAATGAATCTATGACACAGCTTTAATACATGGTAAACAGGGTGGATCATAGGTCAACGTGGGCCAAGAATAACATTGTGCAAGGCACTATATTACTGTATATATGAACTTGAATATCCTTCACTCCTCTTCATTGGAAAAACAGTTACCAATAGCTAGTGATTTATACGAACAGCGTCACTGCACCTTCACGATGACTACTTAGCGACTCATTTACTCGTTATTCAAAACGTTGGTGATCACACGTATGGCCAAAGGCAGTTTGCTAATAGCAGATTGATGCAGTATCAGCGTGGATCGGTAGAGGGTACTTACTACATATGTCACTTGAGTGAGGTTTTAGTTCGGTATTCTGTAGAGTCGTATGCAACGTTTTGCACTTAACTGTAAATAATTTGAATGTCGGAACGTCGGAAGAGATGGTGTTCAGACGTACGTATTTTGTGTTGGTCTGTTTTGTACACATATCTGTTTATACATTTACTTACTCATGTGTAAATTAATGATTAAATGCAATAACAAAAGTAAATATGGGGTAATTCTTCAGTGAGCGACTTCAACATTTGGAAGAGCAGTGAAGCTATACAACACATCACCTCACACAACAGCAGGTGTTTATGAAGACTGAAACATATTTCACAGTACGTAAGAACTGGACTAACGTCAGCATGTATTTATTCACCAACAAACAATCGTATAATTAACGATACTATATGACGCATTCAATGACAAATCATCTCAATCAAAGTAGGCGTGTTTCTGTTACAATGTTTCTCCATGAACAAACAATAAGAAATGAAAGTGTTGAAAATAGTCTTTTATATATCAGTATTGATAAGATAAACACCCAAGACGGATAATCATTATTCATAGGACGCTATTTTCCTCTTTCCTTGATGATAAACAGAGTAACATCACACTTGACAAAGCCGACCTGCAGATGACAACTGTCCTTGCAAACAAAAGGCAGACCTTCGGGTATGTTTTACATAATGCTGACATAATAAGACCAGCAACATCGGTCTTGTCACGCATCCGTCGATGCATGATATAATACGCTATGGCAACCTAACACATGGATGACTCAGATCATAGACGTTATATACATTACGTCCTTTCTCAGATAGACCTTATTGTTTCCAAGAAAATTTGACTCCTTAGGCCACATTTCGTTCAAGCATCTTGAGCCATAACCACCAAGCAAAAcatcaacttaaaaaaaaattgattagaCGGTCAAATATGATACGTACAAAtatgatatgtatatatgtCATGCTCCCAGGTGGCTTAAACTCGAGATTCCAATGTGGTTCAAATACGGTATCACATTGTATGTGTCCTTGCTATGGTAGCAGCTGATATTTCAGTCATAGCAAAACGTTTTCTTTCATGAATTTTATTGTCGCTTTCGTCTTTTCATTTTAAAGTGATCGGTTGGACCGACAGCAGCTTCCGCAACTGTCCATACATTtatagcctggtaaccattctcaACGGACCGACCAATGGGTGTTTTACCAGCCTATATGTCCCACTGGGTAAtagcctttgaaaaaaatcctctCTATACTATTGTATTTGAAATCTGCACATGAAAATTATCCAAACAAAATGATAGTCTCCTAACACCGTAGACATACACATGCAGTTTATACTGGAATACCGTGAGATAAGGCCTGACTaaaaccctacatctgcttggttgaACAGACACCGTTCGGAAAATATACATGCTTGATATCAACGTGTTTTAAAAGACCTGTCTGATACAAGTTTTACAGATGAGGCATTGATAACTGTCCTGTTCACTTTCGGAAAACGACCGAGACTTCTTTGCAAGCCTTCTGCATCTGCCCTTGAGAAGGTTCTCTGCTGTACATGTTGTGCCTCGGGGAGTCGCTCGCCCCCGGCGCCCTTCGACCTGTCGACGTCGCGTTTAGATGCTGTAGGTACGTCGACATCTTCGTGTCGTTGAGTGGGTTGTTCGCCCCCATGTATTGGGGAGAATGAATAGACGGCATTTGGTACCCCTGTGGTTGCTGATTCTTGTACTGTTGGGGCGGTTCTCGATTGTGGGGTTGATGGGTGGGCGTATCTTTTGTATGACCCGGGTTGACTTGGGTATGGACCCGGTCAGATTTAGGACCCTTGTTACGTTTCTGACAGCAGGGCGGGCCGAGTAATGTCAGCACCACGGGGAGGATGACCAGCCCATGCAGAGCACCCAGAAGAATTACCAGGAACATCGTCTTGAAAAACGTGCGGAAGATGTAAGACACAGAAGTGGATAAAGCTGACACCCCGAGTATAGTAGAGAGGGCACCCTGGAGAATGGGCATGCCCAAGCTGTACAGGGCAAACACCGCTCGGGCGTTGCGGTTCTTATCCTCGCACGATACGAAGGCATAAGTGACGTGAGCAGAGAAGTCGACAGAAAAGCCGATACACATGATGATGTTGATCATGGAAATGGCGTCTAGATTGACGTCCCAGAAGGTCATGTACCCCACCACCCCCGTGCAGATGGACGCGATGGACAGGGTCACCCAGATGGAGCAGACGGGGTGGGGCACAAGGACAAGGGCTACCACGAACATGGTGGCTGTGGCGATCCCCAGGTTCTGCAGGGTGTTAGGTAAAATGGTTATGTACTGGTCAAAAAATATGAAAGTGGGGTGGTATACCATTGTTTTTATAGACATAGAGTCTGCTATCTCTCGCATCTTTAGCATCATGGCTTGCTCTCGGTCTGAATTATCTATGTTTTTGGTCTGTACGAAAAAGCGAGAGGACACAATGGCACTTTTATCTCCATTAAATTCTATATCCAGCGAATACCTCTCAAAGGCGGTATTCTTTAGAAACGGATCTGACAGATTTGAGAGGAAGGAGGACTTGGTGGCAGCGCTCAGGCCGGGTATGACGCCTGAATATTGGTTGACGAAAGCGAGGTAGTCGCGCAACCACGACTCCGACTCAGTTTTGTTAAACGTATAGTCGGTGTCCTCAAATTTGGCAAGAAGCTTTTCTACCTGGTCTCTTGTGCTTTCCTCCCAATAGTTAAGAGGCTGGGTGATGATGACAGCTACTCTCGGGCCGTATTCCCCGTAGTACTGATCTTGTTTATTGTAAAAGTCGACCACGTATGAGTCGTCTGCCGCAAGCCTACTGAGCCTTATCCCCTGTCGCACCTGCGTGCATCCCCAGATAGCACAGCCCAGGTACGCGCCGTAGATTAGCAGTACGCTAGCTTTGACCCACCATTTGGTGATGAAGGGACCGAAATACTTCCTGAAAAAGACCATGACAGCGTGGTCACTACCGTGGTACTCCCCATTCCCGTCCACTCCCGCCATCGCGTTCCCCGTGCACATGGCGCGGAAGCAGCCGGACCTGTCCTTGGCTTCCTCCGGAGTGGGTACCCGTATGCACGTTGTGGCGTGGCGGTTGCCCTTCTCGCGATGCCCTATGTACACCATACAGGCGCCGAAGAAGGTGATCTGGAACAGATAATCAAAAAGCACTGCCGTTAGCGTGAAGATGCAGAAAGCGCGGACTGCCGGGATGGGGGTGATGGCGCCGATCCCGAAGGCCAGTCCGTCCGTGACGGTTGTTATGGTGATGGAGACCGCAGCCTCCGCGTACGTCTCTCCCATCCGCTCCTCCACGCTGCCTCCGGGATGGGTCTTCCTCCAGGCTGCCAGCATGACGAACAAGTCGTCCACACCGATCCCTGtggtaacaaaaacacaacgtATAGTCAGAATATTCTGTGGAGAGTTGTCTCAGGTCTTCAGGCCTGGGTATGGTTCTATCATCGCAACGTGTTCATGCATCCTAGACAGTGTGGACGTTTAACAGCTAGATACATCCTTGTATCGTCATGACTCATGACCTATATGAGGAAGGAGTATGGTTCCAATACTTATCACTTAAATAAACCATGATTACATCAACAGGTAGTCAGCAATTGTACATGTTTAAGATACTGACGTGTGAAGACGTTGAGGtgaaaagttttgtaattattgcCGAACTCCTACCGTCATCCCGGCGGCTCATGCAGTAGTCGCTATGGCGACCAGGGCTACAAGGCATCATAATGACATGTATGATTTTGAGTTTCCGCTTATTGAGAATATCTGACATGTCATTATAAATCTACCTTTCCCTTTCACGTGTATAGAGTTCTGACATTTCACTCCAGCTGTAGTGATATCGATACGTGTAGTGATATCGATACGACAGTCATTTCCCTAAATGCATTTCCTATCCCCCCCCTTTTTACCACCCCATTCCACAATGCATTTCCCACCCCCATTCCACAACTCTCATTAATAAACTCACCGTGCCCTATATTCCACGTGATAGCTTCACAATGCTTCATATTTTGTTGTCCTCCGTTCAAGGCAAACGGCTTTGAATAATTTATGTGTCGTATCTGTAGCCCCACCTACTCACTTCCCATTACGCCAATGTTAGTTGGTACCCTTTACAACCTCGTCTCAAGCAATGGTGTTATTTTACATGATTGGCGTCTTCTTTCTTACGTATACGTATCTCAAGTCATGATTCTATCACTTTACTTGTTATTAATGGTTCATTGTCCATCGTTCATTCTGTATCAATGCATTTGGCAATGTTTATATCAATATGgagaaaatatttcattgtGAAAAGCTACATTATTGCATTGCATTACATGCAATAATGAGTAGTCTAGGATGTATGGGGACGGAATACAATACATGGTAATGTAATTAGGGGCATAGAGCATATTTTTCTCGGTGAAGCCGTCTAGCCTAAATGCTGTAATCAAGCTGCCGTCTTTCCCTCATCAATGGAAATTTGTCTCATGTACGGTAACGACTTCGACATCAATGATACAGATCATACGCGAAGAATGTAGCCCGATAGAGCTTTACTTAATAATTATGTTTATGTACGTGACGGAAATGACAAAGGATTCGAGTCTTAGTTTGATCATCTATCGCCAGAGGCATCCCAAAGTAGATATGGGACCGGGATGCCTTGCATGTCCTTCCAGGTGGCTTAAACGTCTTTCTGTCGATGAATTTTTCCTTGCGAGAAGTCAAATACACAAGACACAAGAACAAATACTAACAAAACAAGCATATGTGACTTACCCAGTGCTAGAAATGGCATGGAGGCCACCACACTGTTGAACTTGACTCCGCAGTACAGACACAGCCCCATGGACGCCACGATGGCCATGCCTGCGGACAAGACGCCGAGCATGCCCAGCCACGGCTTGGTGCGGACCATGTCCAGCATCATACAGGAGAGGATGGAGAAGGTGATGAGGACCGTGAAGGTGATGGAGAACAGAGGGATGACGCGTGTTGTCAGGGCGGCCAGCTCCGACTGTAGAGCCTCTGACGTTGAGTAGCAAACGTTGATAAAGTTCGATTTGAATTTTTCCATGTAGGACAAAACCGCCAGTTCCCACTTTTCGCTCAGCTTGTCGTCTGATGGAGAGTCCGTGCGCAGGTAGTAATCCAGCCGGAAAGACTTCGCCTTTTCAACGATGTCGGTGCCTGTTTTCAGGGTAGGACTGCCTAGAGTGCCTGCGGAGAAAACAGTGGACACGCCCGGCAGGTCTGTGCGTGGATAGCTGATCGCCATGCTGTCGTTCTTCAGAACGGCGAAATCAAGGAAATCCTCCCCGCCAACCTGACACTGTGTACCCCACTTAGAGCATAGATCTGTATAGGCATAGTTTTTTCCGGACACTTCAGCTTGTATCCCCTTGATAGCTGTGTTGAGTGAGTTGATTGCTGCCAGGCTCGTGGGACTCAGTACATTACCGTCAGAGCCTTTACTTGTTATAATCACGCTTGCAGATCTGCCCAAATTGATCAGACGGGTGGCCTGGAAGGTTGTGGAGTCGTTTGTCGGGAAGTGCTGCTGTACGTACGCTCGCTCCGTCTTGCCCCGCCCGTTGTCAGGTGTGTACAAGTCTTCCACGCTCGACTCTGTGTCCAGGAAATACATCCCAGCACCCAGCCCACCGGCCACCAGTATGGACAGGAGCAGGAACGGCAACGGGTGCCGGGCCAAGAACCTGCCGTATTGTCGAAACAGGTGACGGATGACTTTTTCGATGCAGTCGAAAGCCATGTTGGTGGCCTATGGTTGTATTTTTCAGATTCACGGGGCACAAATGTAGCTATTCCAATACGATCGTCCTAAACAAATTGTGCCGAAACAGATGACTCAGTACGCCATGTTGGGGCTGGGGTGATAGGCGCGCATGCGTATTTGAAGTAAAAATTACACTGGAGCTATCATGACCAGGCtaattactagtatgtagaTCGATCCCAGGATTACGTCACTGCGTATAGGTCAAGCTGTCTGATAAGTCAGAGACATACCTTACGCTTGCCGTAGATTACTGATTCAACCATTGTATTTTCACTAGTACTTGTAGCCTGTGAATAATGAACCCTTGTATTCATCTGAGTATAGAAGTAAAGATTCACATACATCAGTAGAAGCGAGCCCTTACTTTTAGAACGCCCGTGTTACCTTGAAGGTAAATGAATAGGGAATGTCGCCCTACTACTTCGCCTCGACTTGGACAAAAGAAGAGTCGTCATTAGCATTTTCCCCGAGGATGATTCTTCTGATGTACTCTGAGGTCAGCAGAATAATGGATGAAAACCGGTTTTCGCAGAAAGCGAGACGACGAAAATGCACCAGAATGCGTTGTCTTTACGCCTACATATGAGACTATTGCTAATGACTTCACTCATACAAgcatacacaaaaacaaacacgcaaaaacatacacacacgcaaacaaacacacacgcgaGCGCGCGTTCACatatgttcacacacacacacacttaaacACATAtagacatacacaaacacacatacacacacacgaaaacacacacaggcaggcAAGTTCTTTGAGTCCCAAGCCTGTAAGACTTTACATATACCACACTATTGAAAGTAGAAAGTTCTGTCCGGTCTATATATCATTCTGGCTCCAAGGCCAATGTCtcaataaacattattgttttATCTAACGTTATGTACTCATAGTGTTAGCTTGTCGTGTTGGTTACGAACAAGCTATCTGAAAGCGGTCACATTACGACATTACTGTGACATTACGACAAATTGATCATATGTGTTACGTTTCGTCTGCTGACTAGGATCTTGTTTAGCTAGAACTCTAAAACAGTTCAGTGAACAGTTGAGTTGAGAACAATGGGGATATTTTGTTTGAAGTTTACTTTTTTAGAATCACATCCTGGTTTGGCTCCAACCTCAAATTAAGATAGAGGTTTAGCTTGAATAGCTGGACTCTTTGCTTTATTGCACCCTTTTCCACAGAAGTGCTACGCACACATATCGGTGCGTTTTGAACCACCTGTGTCCTGATTGATGAAGAAGCAATGACACGTTACCAAGTTCTGCGCAGAGCACGGTAATCTCCCCTGCACTCAAGCATCCCGTACATGTTTTGGAAGAGGAGACGAGAAGAAGTATCAGATGTGCTGCTATCGCAACAAATCTTGGACAGCAAGAATTATCATACAAAGAAATATGTGGAAAGGTATGATTTACAGATGAGATTTTCTCGAGGCTGAGGCGGTTTTCATATCAGAAGCTCTATGGAACTAGGCGGGTATAACGACTGTTTCATGAAAAACAGACTTGGGTCTCTACCGGGCAACGGACCCTCATTAAGCACGTGACCACGGCCGATAGTTGAGCTTCTGAGCGACCCACTCATGCATCGTTGGCCGGTTCCGAACCTTTTACGCTTTATCGTCCCATCGGGCCTTACATAAAGCCCTCGCACCGTTGCCATAGTCCCGAGAGGTGAGAGATGAAATGTCAATGCTGGGTAAACGTCGCTATAGTGCTGGGGCCGTGCCCGTCACATGCCGGGTAGGTGGAGCGGAGGTCACTCGGCGAGTCTACCCGCTCTGGTAAGTACTGCCTAGACAGAAACTGTCTCTTACTGTTAGAAAGGAAACTGTCTTTTACTGTTAGAACGTGGTTTTGGGCCTTTTTTTTACTTCCAGCCTTTCAAGTAATAATTCTACGCTATCTACTTTGGACGATAGACTGACGATACACTGAAGTCTCTTGATGTTAGCTAGGGGAAACAGAACAATTCTTGAGAGCTAACGGGTCAATTCTAGACACCTGTGTCAACCATAACCttattacaaaaacaacttTAGGACATTTGAACTCGGTACAGTACGACACCATCGATAATTCAATACGTTGTTTCTTTTGCTAATAACCTAAAACTAACACGGTGATTCGGGAAACCCAGCGGTTCTCGAACCACTATCCTCTTGAGGCTACTCCTTTGTGTTAAAATGATCTGTTGTTTTTCACACGTAAACGTACGGTACCATATCTCTATCATTGATTGTACTGACAGATAGACTTTTCATcgacaacatacatgtagcattaaaTTCCTTATCGTCTTCCTTTTCATTGTTTAAATTCTTACCCGAAAGCTATATAGCCATTGGGATGCGTTTTTGTGAACCACGAGACCTCAAATCAAATTATATCAGATTTCTGCTTAATAACGCACTAGTACATAAAAAATGGTCGTCAAGCACTTCGGTTGGGGAAGTGTTTCTCTTATCAAGGGCGTTGATAACGTGTTTCAACAGACGAAAATTATACAGCTTTTGTCGTTGTAAAGCACATAGTACTGACATCATCGTCAAAACCAATGTTTTGCCCATTCCTCTGACTCTCTGCATACAAAATAGACGTTTGACAAGGGTGCCTAGCATGGTCGGCTGATGACATTAACAGTAGCCGTCGCTGAATTTCTTTTGCAAACGTACATTCTTTATTAGAACAGCATTGTAGGTGTCAACCATCCTCAATTCCGCCACGTATTGGCCTTTAGATATTTCGTCTGCTGCCTGGTTGCATTTTGATACTTCACAAACTATTTCTTTATTGTGTGATTTTTAGCCGTGACAAGACAGCTGTATATTTTACCACACATTCATTACTTTCCCAGAAACCTTTTGCTGCTGTTGACCTATCGCACGATGAATGTGGCTGGTCTCTAAGAGAAACATCTCAGTAGTTCTTAACCAGGATGCCAGTGGCGGTGCCCGGTTACCGGCCCAGGAGACCTTGTTAACCCCGGACACGCCAAACACGTACAAACACCCCTCCAGCTTCACAAAACGGGACCAAAACCTGCGTCTCAGGATCAAATAAACCGTAATCTTCCATTCAAAATAGCCAAATAATCTTTTCTCCATGGCCTGACAAAACCTATCTGAACCTGTAAAAGactttctctctttcttaaaTCGGCTGACAGAGAGACTAGCGTACTGTGGTCAACGTAGCAAAAGTGGCCAAACATGCTCAGAGTGTAGTTAACTTTACTACCTAAACACGTCAGATTTCTGGAGATGCTAACTTGTAGATTTAAGTACGATGGTGTGATCATGAAGGCACTAGGTGCGGATTGTAAGAAGTGGTAATGTTGAATATACAAAAACTCCCTTAGTGCGGTCCTTCCCCATCGATCAGGTGTCTACATGAGACTTGATAAATTGCACGGAGATCGCA is a genomic window containing:
- the LOC118412691 gene encoding ADP-ribosylation factor-like — its product is MRNLKIPYETLTGEIDAHQQEYYRGRTFPLWCLFFLLSRVTEYFRDSMGLMFSRLMNLMQSAFKDTPARILMLGLDAAGKTTILYKLKLNETVTTIPTIGFNVEEVCPTKYVSFTVWDVGGQEKIRQLWRHYYQNSEGLIFVVDSADRARLEEAREELFGIMESPEFPRGTPIVVIANKQDLPNAASCSEIVEKLHMRKLVENQWHVQGACAVTGDGVYDAVEHLGRMVKDYRKQHPH
- the LOC118412092 gene encoding patched domain-containing protein 3-like; the encoded protein is MAFDCIEKVIRHLFRQYGRFLARHPLPFLLLSILVAGGLGAGMYFLDTESSVEDLYTPDNGRGKTERAYVQQHFPTNDSTTFQATRLINLGRSASVIITSKGSDGNVLSPTSLAAINSLNTAIKGIQAEVSGKNYAYTDLCSKWGTQCQVGGEDFLDFAVLKNDSMAISYPRTDLPGVSTVFSAGTLGSPTLKTGTDIVEKAKSFRLDYYLRTDSPSDDKLSEKWELAVLSYMEKFKSNFINVCYSTSEALQSELAALTTRVIPLFSITFTVLITFSILSCMMLDMVRTKPWLGMLGVLSAGMAIVASMGLCLYCGVKFNSVVASMPFLALGIGVDDLFVMLAAWRKTHPGGSVEERMGETYAEAAVSITITTVTDGLAFGIGAITPIPAVRAFCIFTLTAVLFDYLFQITFFGACMVYIGHREKGNRHATTCIRVPTPEEAKDRSGCFRAMCTGNAMAGVDGNGEYHGSDHAVMVFFRKYFGPFITKWWVKASVLLIYGAYLGCAIWGCTQVRQGIRLSRLAADDSYVVDFYNKQDQYYGEYGPRVAVIITQPLNYWEESTRDQVEKLLAKFEDTDYTFNKTESESWLRDYLAFVNQYSGVIPGLSAATKSSFLSNLSDPFLKNTAFERYSLDIEFNGDKSAIVSSRFFVQTKNIDNSDREQAMMLKMREIADSMSIKTMVYHPTFIFFDQYITILPNTLQNLGIATATMFVVALVLVPHPVCSIWVTLSIASICTGVVGYMTFWDVNLDAISMINIIMCIGFSVDFSAHVTYAFVSCEDKNRNARAVFALYSLGMPILQGALSTILGVSALSTSVSYIFRTFFKTMFLVILLGALHGLVILPVVLTLLGPPCCQKRNKGPKSDRVHTQVNPGHTKDTPTHQPHNREPPQQYKNQQPQGYQMPSIHSPQYMGANNPLNDTKMSTYLQHLNATSTGRRAPGASDSPRHNMYSREPSQGQMQKACKEVSVVFRK